In one window of Verrucomicrobiia bacterium DNA:
- the odhB gene encoding 2-oxoglutarate dehydrogenase complex dihydrolipoyllysine-residue succinyltransferase — protein MAIDVKVPSVGESITTGVLGEWHKKAGDYVKSGELLVEIETDKVTFELNADVAGVLKPLAETGATVEVGQVIATIDEKAEEKVEKKTSPEKKPVAQERKLEEKEKKTEEKPVSTPSTLGREETKILAPSARYLAAEVGLKPETLQGTGKGGRILKEDVLRAIDEQKTGKKVAAPIGSSQAANGAIKTSRTTRKPMSPLRQKIAERLVSAQQEAAILTTFNEADMSNIMNLRQRYQDRFVAKHGVKLGFMSFFVKAVVHALQEVPQINAQIDDNEIVQNHFYDIGVAISTERGLFVPVIRDADQLSFAQIEQAIIDYSQKAKSGKITLPDLEGGVFTITNGGVFGSLLSTPILNPPQSGILGMHTIQERPVAVNGHVEIRPMMYLALSYDHRLVDGKEAVTFLVKIKEFVENPVVALMQL, from the coding sequence ATGGCCATTGATGTCAAAGTTCCTTCGGTTGGCGAATCCATTACCACAGGTGTGCTTGGGGAATGGCATAAAAAAGCTGGCGACTACGTCAAAAGCGGCGAGCTTTTAGTCGAAATCGAAACCGACAAAGTTACCTTTGAATTAAATGCCGATGTTGCAGGTGTTTTAAAACCTTTAGCAGAAACCGGTGCGACCGTGGAAGTGGGGCAAGTAATTGCCACAATCGATGAAAAAGCGGAAGAAAAAGTTGAGAAAAAAACTTCGCCTGAAAAGAAACCTGTTGCGCAAGAAAGAAAACTCGAAGAAAAAGAGAAAAAAACAGAAGAAAAACCGGTGTCCACTCCTTCAACACTTGGTCGTGAAGAAACCAAAATTTTAGCCCCATCCGCTCGTTATTTGGCTGCGGAAGTTGGTTTGAAACCGGAAACACTGCAGGGCACAGGAAAAGGTGGGCGCATTTTAAAAGAAGATGTTTTGCGCGCAATCGACGAGCAAAAAACGGGTAAAAAAGTCGCTGCGCCCATTGGGTCATCTCAGGCTGCCAACGGCGCCATAAAAACTTCTAGAACCACACGCAAGCCAATGAGTCCCTTGCGACAAAAAATTGCCGAACGACTCGTTTCCGCACAACAAGAAGCTGCCATTTTAACGACTTTTAATGAAGCCGACATGTCGAACATCATGAACTTGCGACAGCGCTATCAAGACCGGTTCGTGGCAAAACATGGCGTGAAACTCGGATTCATGTCATTTTTTGTGAAAGCAGTCGTCCACGCTTTACAAGAAGTTCCGCAAATCAACGCACAAATCGATGACAACGAAATTGTGCAAAACCATTTTTACGATATTGGCGTTGCGATTTCTACCGAGCGCGGACTCTTTGTGCCAGTCATTCGAGACGCCGATCAATTATCATTTGCTCAAATTGAACAAGCTATAATCGACTACTCCCAAAAAGCAAAATCAGGAAAAATAACATTGCCCGACTTGGAGGGAGGCGTTTTTACCATCACTAATGGCGGCGTGTTTGGTTCCCTACTTTCCACACCAATTTTAAATCCTCCGCAAAGCGGCATCTTAGGCATGCACACCATTCAAGAGCGGCCCGTCGCAGTCAATGGCCATGTGGAAATTCGGCCCATGATGTATTTAGCGCTTTCTTACGATCATCGCTTAGTTGATGGCAAAGAAGCCGTCACATTCCTCGTCAAAATAAAAGAGTTCGTAGAAAATCCTGTTGTTGCCCTCATGCAACTTTAA
- a CDS encoding 2-oxoglutarate dehydrogenase E1 component, with amino-acid sequence MQKLKAKDEPPLSPNGRKQSASLDSLPSLHGSVARRDHGPWLEELYERWKYDPHSLDDSWRSFFEGFELGTQTKPAKGQTVSRTSRSTPSATGDQLQKQIRIFYLIFAYRTLGHYIANLDPLGFNKTDMPELALEEFDFTEADLDEEFDVGTLADGGRKTLREIITILRETYCGNIGVEYMHIQNFEIRRWLRDRFESTKLNAHYASEKKKRTLRLLLSAERFEKYLHTKFVGQKRFSLEGGETLIPMLDAIVEACPERGVTQIVMGMAHRGRLNVLANVLGKDYQFLFNEFAENYIPQSIAGSGDVKYHLGYEGSQTTTTGQRIGISLAPNPSHLELVNPIVEGKARAWQRLLNDIEERRKVLPILIHGDAAFIGQGIVSETLNMSQLPGYKTGGTIHIVVNNQIGFTTTPQDARSSTYCTSHAKGLGIPVFHVNGDDPLAAVFVTELAFEFRQKFQRDVVIDLFCYRRLGHNEGDEPSFTQPTVYRALGKHPLIGETFQKQLIESGDITESEIEDFRKKFEEHLDFSLNQSRATAQTFTPAIRPPLSCPQILEPVETKVAPDIVQRVGKAITQGPSNLKLNTKIQHFLRHRREMVEGKIPLDWSMAEALAFGTLLDQQIPIRLSGQDSRRGTFSQRHSVLYDIETRERYIPLRNITSHQATMCVYNSPLSEAAVLGFDFGYSLDYPNLLVLWEAQFGDFVNGAQSVIDQYIVSSETKWGVTSNIVLLLPHGYHGQGPEHSSARLERFLQACAEDNIIVAYCSTPANYYHVLRRQALRKIRKPLVLMTPKGLLRDKRCVSPLAELSSSQFQEIYPDHPATNTIQKVILCTGKVYFDLADFRQKHQIQNTALIRLEQLYPLHEQKLLDALSAYQNIEKIVWCQEEPENMGAWSFIEPRLRKLLKREIDYAGRAPAASPSTGSHAIHDLEQEALIHRAFHG; translated from the coding sequence ATGCAAAAGTTAAAGGCCAAGGATGAGCCGCCGCTATCGCCCAATGGGCGAAAGCAATCCGCTTCTCTTGATTCTCTTCCCTCTTTGCACGGTTCCGTAGCGCGTCGGGATCATGGACCTTGGTTAGAAGAACTTTATGAGCGATGGAAATATGATCCCCACTCGCTAGACGATTCGTGGCGCTCTTTTTTTGAAGGTTTTGAATTAGGCACGCAAACCAAACCTGCTAAGGGACAAACTGTTTCCCGCACAAGCCGCTCGACTCCTTCGGCTACGGGAGATCAGTTGCAAAAGCAGATTCGCATTTTTTATTTAATTTTCGCTTATCGCACACTTGGCCATTACATTGCGAATTTGGATCCACTCGGATTTAACAAAACCGACATGCCGGAATTGGCCTTGGAAGAGTTCGATTTTACCGAGGCCGATTTAGATGAAGAGTTTGATGTGGGAACCTTGGCTGATGGTGGCAGAAAAACGTTGCGAGAAATTATCACCATTCTTCGGGAAACTTATTGCGGCAATATTGGCGTGGAATACATGCACATTCAAAATTTCGAAATTCGCCGCTGGTTGCGAGACCGTTTTGAATCCACAAAACTCAATGCGCACTATGCTTCGGAAAAAAAGAAAAGAACGTTGCGTTTGTTACTTTCTGCGGAACGATTTGAAAAATATTTGCACACGAAATTTGTTGGGCAAAAACGGTTTTCTCTTGAGGGCGGTGAGACTTTGATCCCCATGTTGGACGCGATTGTGGAAGCGTGTCCGGAACGAGGCGTGACTCAAATTGTAATGGGGATGGCGCATCGCGGGCGTCTCAATGTTTTAGCGAATGTTTTGGGTAAAGATTATCAATTTCTCTTTAACGAATTTGCAGAAAATTATATTCCGCAAAGCATCGCCGGTTCGGGCGACGTGAAATATCATTTGGGCTACGAAGGCAGTCAAACTACAACGACGGGACAACGCATCGGAATCAGTCTTGCGCCCAACCCTAGCCATTTGGAACTGGTGAATCCCATTGTGGAAGGAAAAGCGCGCGCCTGGCAGCGTTTGCTTAACGATATCGAAGAACGTCGCAAAGTGTTGCCCATTTTAATTCATGGTGATGCGGCTTTTATTGGGCAAGGTATTGTTTCAGAAACGTTGAACATGTCACAACTTCCTGGTTACAAAACCGGGGGCACGATTCATATTGTTGTGAATAACCAAATCGGATTTACCACAACACCGCAAGATGCTCGCTCCAGCACTTATTGCACTTCGCACGCGAAAGGATTAGGCATTCCGGTTTTCCATGTTAATGGTGATGATCCGCTTGCTGCCGTTTTTGTGACCGAGTTGGCATTTGAATTTCGCCAAAAATTCCAGCGAGATGTTGTTATTGACCTATTTTGCTATCGCCGCTTGGGGCATAATGAAGGTGATGAACCAAGTTTTACCCAACCCACCGTATATCGCGCTTTGGGTAAACATCCTTTGATTGGAGAAACGTTTCAAAAACAGTTAATCGAATCAGGCGACATTACAGAATCGGAGATCGAAGATTTTAGGAAAAAATTTGAAGAGCATTTAGACTTTTCTTTAAATCAATCTCGCGCAACCGCACAAACCTTTACGCCCGCGATTCGTCCGCCATTGAGCTGTCCTCAAATTTTAGAACCAGTCGAAACGAAAGTCGCGCCAGATATTGTGCAGCGCGTTGGAAAAGCCATCACTCAAGGACCCTCAAATTTAAAGCTTAACACAAAAATTCAACATTTTCTTCGGCATCGACGCGAGATGGTCGAAGGAAAAATTCCTTTGGATTGGAGCATGGCGGAAGCGCTGGCGTTTGGCACTTTGCTCGATCAACAAATTCCCATTCGACTTTCCGGTCAGGATAGTCGTCGCGGCACCTTTAGCCAGCGCCATAGCGTTTTGTATGATATCGAAACTCGCGAGCGCTACATTCCTTTGAGAAATATTACTTCTCACCAAGCCACCATGTGCGTCTATAACAGTCCACTTTCCGAAGCGGCAGTTTTGGGTTTTGACTTTGGCTACTCATTGGATTATCCCAACCTTTTAGTTTTGTGGGAGGCGCAATTTGGCGATTTTGTCAATGGCGCACAATCGGTGATTGATCAATATATTGTTAGTTCCGAAACCAAATGGGGGGTGACTTCCAACATCGTGCTTTTACTGCCGCACGGTTATCATGGCCAGGGCCCCGAACATTCTAGCGCGCGTTTGGAACGCTTCTTGCAAGCCTGCGCGGAAGATAACATCATCGTAGCTTACTGTTCCACGCCGGCTAATTACTATCATGTTTTGCGCAGGCAAGCTTTAAGAAAAATTCGCAAACCGCTCGTTTTGATGACGCCAAAAGGATTATTGCGCGATAAACGTTGCGTTTCGCCTTTAGCAGAACTTTCCAGCAGCCAATTTCAAGAAATCTATCCCGATCATCCTGCCACCAACACCATTCAGAAAGTGATTTTATGCACTGGAAAAGTTTATTTTGACCTGGCCGATTTTCGACAGAAACATCAGATTCAAAACACCGCGCTCATCCGTTTGGAGCAACTTTATCCCCTGCACGAACAAAAACTCCTCGATGCGCTATCAGCCTATCAAAATATCGAAAAAATCGTATGGTGTCAGGAAGAGCCGGAAAATATGGGGGCATGGAGTTTTATCGAACCGCGCTTAAGAAAACTTCTCAAACGCGAAATTGACTATGCAGGTCGCGCTCCCGCGGCTAGCCCTTCAACCGGATCCCACGCGATTCATGATTTGGAACAGGAAGCCTTGATTCATCGGGCATTTCATGGCTAA
- a CDS encoding glycosyltransferase family 2 protein, giving the protein MDTSLPIAVLIPAYLAENSIAEIVKQSLIWTSEVWVGDDGSSDQTFFCAKEAGARVIRFEKNRGKGAMLRALFDEVKTNGKNIDAVITLDADGQHDPRWIPNFWEQHLKWPGTLLIGNRKGSMPWMRYGANRLSSLTLSALCGQWVPDSQCGMRLIPMEILEKVEKTVTPRFVMETEFLWKAIKQGFSVRSVPITTHYHENWSSHFQSLRDSWEIANYLVRQLSMRLINH; this is encoded by the coding sequence ATGGACACCTCTTTGCCTATAGCCGTTCTTATACCGGCATATTTAGCGGAAAATTCCATTGCTGAAATCGTGAAACAAAGCCTTATTTGGACTTCGGAAGTGTGGGTGGGTGATGATGGTTCTAGCGATCAAACTTTTTTTTGTGCCAAAGAAGCAGGAGCTCGAGTCATTCGATTTGAAAAAAATCGGGGTAAAGGAGCGATGTTGCGCGCTTTGTTTGATGAGGTGAAAACGAATGGGAAAAATATCGATGCTGTAATAACCCTTGATGCCGACGGACAGCATGATCCGCGCTGGATTCCTAATTTTTGGGAACAACACTTGAAATGGCCTGGAACGCTTTTAATTGGTAATCGCAAAGGTTCCATGCCCTGGATGCGCTATGGAGCGAATCGTTTATCCAGCTTAACCCTTAGCGCTCTTTGTGGCCAATGGGTTCCAGACAGTCAGTGTGGCATGCGGTTGATTCCTATGGAAATATTGGAGAAAGTAGAAAAAACGGTGACGCCCCGTTTTGTGATGGAAACGGAATTTTTGTGGAAAGCTATCAAGCAAGGTTTTAGCGTGCGTTCGGTTCCCATAACGACGCATTATCATGAAAATTGGAGCAGCCATTTTCAAAGTTTGCGTGATAGTTGGGAGATTGCGAATTATCTGGTTCGACAGCTATCCATGCGGCTTATTAACCATTAG
- a CDS encoding dihydroneopterin aldolase has translation MASTLTITLEDLEIWTHIGVPEEERATHQKLLITLNFSIPTPQNDQIAETVDYALVAQTIQQFADKNTFLLIETFANQLANELQKRFPILSITLTLKKFILPNCRWVAVTLTR, from the coding sequence ATGGCTTCAACCCTCACTATCACCCTGGAAGACCTGGAAATTTGGACCCATATCGGAGTCCCAGAAGAAGAACGGGCAACACACCAAAAATTGCTTATCACCCTCAACTTTTCTATTCCCACTCCGCAAAACGATCAAATTGCCGAAACTGTGGACTATGCATTAGTCGCTCAGACCATTCAACAATTTGCCGATAAAAACACATTTCTACTTATCGAAACCTTTGCGAACCAATTAGCTAACGAGTTGCAAAAACGTTTTCCTATTCTATCGATAACCCTAACTTTAAAAAAATTTATCCTGCCCAACTGTCGCTGGGTCGCGGTGACTTTGACGCGATAA
- the erpA gene encoding iron-sulfur cluster insertion protein ErpA codes for MTEAPLLLTTAAADQIRSLTSEHPGKGLRIYVEAGGCSGLQYGMALDEKKPEDQVIEKEGSQIYLDPFSLKYLRGATVDYIDGLTGAGFKIQNPNAKQSCGCGTSFEANKESTH; via the coding sequence ATGACTGAAGCGCCTCTTCTTCTCACCACTGCTGCAGCGGATCAGATTCGTTCTTTAACCAGCGAACATCCCGGAAAAGGCCTTCGCATTTATGTAGAGGCGGGCGGCTGTTCCGGTTTACAATATGGTATGGCGCTCGATGAAAAAAAACCAGAAGATCAAGTCATTGAAAAAGAAGGAAGCCAGATTTATCTCGATCCTTTTAGTTTAAAATATCTGCGCGGCGCAACAGTAGATTATATTGATGGGCTGACTGGCGCAGGATTCAAAATTCAAAATCCCAATGCAAAACAAAGCTGCGGATGCGGCACTTCTTTTGAGGCCAATAAAGAGTCCACTCATTAA
- the upp gene encoding uracil phosphoribosyltransferase → MSEDLVQKRQNVTLVDHPLIRVKLTQLRDKETSPMEFRAILQQLAGLMLFEVTRSLETKSVMVETPLMMEAQGHTIGKPIVIVPILRAGLGLVDGMLWMLPEAKIGHIGMYRNEATLQPQHYYAKLPELKGATVLLLDPMLATGSSSVAAVSELKQHGAEAIIFVCLLSCKPGINRLQMAHPEIPIYTTAIDDGLNDKGYIYPGLGDAGDRYFGTI, encoded by the coding sequence ATGAGTGAAGATTTGGTTCAAAAACGACAAAATGTTACTTTGGTGGATCATCCTTTAATTCGCGTGAAGCTGACGCAGTTGCGCGATAAGGAAACTTCCCCCATGGAGTTTCGCGCGATTTTGCAACAATTGGCGGGGTTAATGTTGTTTGAAGTAACGCGAAGTTTGGAAACAAAATCTGTGATGGTGGAAACACCGTTGATGATGGAGGCGCAAGGGCATACGATTGGTAAGCCGATTGTGATTGTGCCTATTTTGCGAGCGGGTTTGGGTTTGGTGGATGGGATGTTGTGGATGTTGCCAGAGGCCAAAATAGGTCACATAGGCATGTATCGCAATGAGGCGACGCTTCAGCCACAGCATTATTATGCAAAATTGCCGGAGTTGAAAGGGGCAACGGTTTTGTTGTTGGATCCGATGTTGGCGACGGGCAGTAGTTCGGTGGCTGCGGTAAGTGAGTTGAAACAACATGGCGCGGAGGCGATTATTTTTGTTTGTTTGTTGAGTTGCAAGCCGGGCATTAATCGATTGCAAATGGCGCATCCTGAAATTCCGATTTATACCACCGCGATTGATGATGGATTGAATGATAAGGGTTATATTTATCCTGGGCTAGGAGATGCCGGAGATCGTTATTTTGGAACGATTTAA
- a CDS encoding NADH-quinone oxidoreductase subunit N: METSALMWWQVPEVSWLAFGCFLLLIQVFSHEATAFKRIGLLTILGYALFLAVSFFWPASWLGVALKGRYVWDGVAIFFKRLFLGCGFFVALMARRGESKSIAQRSEFFILTWFAIGGMGFLASVQDLATLFVALELVTVTFYILVSFYRVNRFSVEAGVKYLVLGALASGCLVYGIVYLFGNTGGLRFSQIASVINTQPLNLGLGLGVLLLLVGVAFKVGLVPFHWWIPDVYQGAPTPVTAFLSVGSKSAGIVVLWRLLIGPLESLVFVLTPVLVWVAALSILFGALGALAQHDVKRLMGYSSISHAGFLLMGFIAYGFQPSAAVLFYLGVYAVATLGIFMVISLLSESLGGTHLSCFYGLGQRHFGFALALVVGMVSLAGIPPLAGFWGKWMVFWSAWQTGYHFLVFVGAFGAVVSIYYYLALVKSLFFEKATQDMPIVRLGFCSHVAIYVLMLASLALGIFPGMLSHAVQLALAH; the protein is encoded by the coding sequence ATGGAAACGAGCGCTCTGATGTGGTGGCAAGTGCCAGAGGTGAGTTGGTTGGCATTCGGCTGTTTTTTGTTGTTAATACAAGTTTTTTCCCATGAAGCGACTGCCTTTAAAAGAATCGGGCTTTTGACGATCCTGGGTTATGCTTTATTTTTAGCGGTTAGTTTTTTTTGGCCAGCGAGTTGGTTGGGAGTGGCTTTGAAGGGCCGTTATGTTTGGGATGGAGTGGCTATTTTCTTTAAGCGCTTATTTTTAGGTTGTGGTTTTTTTGTAGCCTTGATGGCAAGGAGGGGTGAGAGTAAGTCGATTGCGCAGCGGAGTGAATTTTTTATTTTGACTTGGTTTGCGATTGGAGGAATGGGTTTTTTGGCTTCGGTGCAGGATTTAGCGACACTTTTTGTAGCCTTGGAATTGGTGACGGTGACTTTTTATATTTTAGTCAGTTTTTATCGCGTGAATCGTTTTTCTGTTGAAGCCGGTGTAAAATATTTAGTTTTAGGCGCGCTTGCTAGTGGATGTTTAGTTTATGGCATTGTTTATTTATTTGGGAACACGGGAGGGCTGCGCTTTTCTCAAATTGCTTCGGTTATCAATACACAACCTTTGAATTTGGGTTTAGGTTTGGGTGTGTTGTTGTTATTGGTGGGCGTTGCGTTTAAAGTGGGCTTGGTTCCTTTTCATTGGTGGATTCCGGATGTTTATCAAGGAGCTCCTACGCCTGTGACGGCTTTTTTATCGGTGGGTTCCAAGTCTGCGGGCATTGTGGTGTTGTGGCGACTTTTAATAGGGCCTTTGGAAAGTTTAGTTTTTGTTTTAACGCCAGTTTTGGTTTGGGTGGCGGCACTTTCGATTTTGTTTGGCGCTTTGGGAGCGTTGGCTCAACACGATGTGAAGCGGTTGATGGGTTATTCGAGTATTAGTCATGCGGGATTTTTGTTGATGGGCTTTATCGCTTATGGGTTTCAACCTTCTGCGGCAGTTTTATTTTATTTGGGAGTTTATGCTGTTGCAACTTTGGGAATTTTTATGGTGATCAGTTTGTTAAGCGAGTCGTTAGGAGGAACGCATTTGTCTTGTTTTTATGGTTTGGGGCAACGCCATTTTGGGTTTGCCTTGGCGTTGGTGGTGGGAATGGTTTCGTTGGCAGGAATTCCGCCTTTGGCCGGTTTCTGGGGGAAGTGGATGGTGTTTTGGTCGGCGTGGCAAACGGGTTATCATTTTTTAGTTTTCGTGGGCGCTTTCGGAGCGGTGGTGTCGATTTATTATTATTTGGCTTTGGTAAAAAGTTTGTTTTTCGAAAAAGCGACGCAAGATATGCCGATTGTGCGTTTGGGATTTTGTAGTCATGTGGCGATTTATGTTTTGATGTTGGCGAGTTTGGCGTTGGGCATTTTTCCGGGCATGCTTTCGCATGCGGTGCAGTTAGCTTTGGCTCATTAA
- a CDS encoding NADH-quinone oxidoreductase subunit M: protein MSPLFLLLVLPILGLVAIIFRAPARLTTLLVCVANVLVVAVSGLQEFFKAHSFEGLSNHFLWEQSIPWGNLPGLGEVSFKVGVDGISFPLVILTVVVALAAVLVTPPRVERERLFYGNLLLVILGALGAFVSLDLFFLYVFHEVALIPTFLLIGMWGHGPRRVFVSYQTTIYLLAGSLAILIGFLILLNAMPAAHRTTDLVVLREWFLNQPLSRSTQVQLYAWLLIGFGILVGLFPFHGWAPPAYAASPTGLAMLHAGVLKKFGIYALLRIVLPLFPLAPRDFVFGENLVSLLIVGNLLVIGWVTIAQRRLDQMLGFSSVMHMGYLFLGLFAASQLSLSGVVLLMVGHGLSVSGLFAINGVLREKVNESDMNRLGGLAKYFPFFSFAFVIFALASIGLPGLANFPGEILIFFGSWKRYPLVTIAALFGVVISSIYLLRAVKQVFFGSAAHEGVRKEVFISTKVGVLILLVSVLGWGLLPGLSSQKANASLSHWLGIDALKVAMKKEREF from the coding sequence ATTTCTCCCTTGTTTCTTTTGTTAGTGCTGCCGATTCTTGGTTTGGTTGCTATTATTTTTCGTGCTCCAGCGCGTTTGACGACTTTGTTGGTGTGTGTGGCAAATGTTTTAGTGGTGGCGGTCAGTGGATTGCAGGAATTTTTTAAAGCACATTCTTTTGAAGGTTTATCGAATCATTTTTTGTGGGAACAATCGATTCCCTGGGGAAATTTGCCGGGGTTAGGTGAAGTCAGTTTTAAAGTCGGGGTGGATGGCATTAGTTTTCCTTTGGTGATATTGACTGTGGTGGTGGCGCTGGCTGCGGTGTTGGTAACACCGCCTCGAGTGGAGCGGGAGCGTTTGTTTTATGGTAATTTATTGTTGGTGATTTTGGGTGCGTTGGGCGCTTTTGTTTCGTTGGATCTTTTCTTTTTATATGTTTTTCATGAAGTGGCGTTGATTCCAACTTTTTTGCTGATTGGAATGTGGGGACATGGGCCGCGGCGAGTGTTTGTGAGTTATCAAACCACGATTTATCTTTTGGCGGGTAGTTTGGCGATTTTAATTGGTTTTTTGATTTTGTTAAATGCAATGCCGGCAGCACATCGCACTACGGATTTAGTGGTTTTGCGTGAGTGGTTTTTGAATCAACCCTTGAGCCGTAGCACGCAGGTTCAATTGTATGCGTGGTTGTTAATTGGTTTTGGTATTTTGGTGGGTCTGTTTCCTTTTCATGGTTGGGCGCCACCGGCCTATGCTGCATCACCGACGGGGCTTGCGATGTTGCATGCGGGTGTGTTGAAAAAATTTGGAATTTATGCTTTATTACGAATTGTCTTGCCGCTTTTTCCTTTAGCGCCTCGCGATTTTGTTTTTGGAGAAAATTTAGTTTCTCTTTTGATTGTCGGAAATTTATTGGTAATCGGCTGGGTGACGATCGCGCAACGTCGTTTGGATCAAATGTTGGGTTTTTCAAGTGTGATGCATATGGGTTATTTATTTTTAGGACTTTTTGCGGCGAGTCAGTTGAGTTTATCAGGCGTTGTTTTGTTGATGGTAGGGCATGGGTTAAGTGTGAGTGGTTTGTTTGCTATTAATGGTGTGTTGCGAGAAAAGGTGAATGAAAGTGATATGAATCGATTAGGCGGCTTGGCTAAGTATTTCCCTTTTTTCAGTTTTGCTTTTGTGATTTTTGCTTTGGCGTCGATTGGGTTACCAGGTCTTGCCAATTTTCCTGGAGAAATTTTAATCTTTTTCGGGAGTTGGAAGCGTTATCCTTTAGTGACGATTGCGGCATTATTTGGAGTGGTCATTTCTTCCATTTATTTGTTGCGAGCGGTCAAACAAGTTTTCTTTGGATCGGCTGCGCATGAAGGAGTCAGGAAGGAAGTTTTTATTTCTACAAAGGTTGGAGTTTTGATTCTTTTAGTGAGTGTTTTGGGTTGGGGATTACTGCCGGGATTGTCGAGTCAAAAAGCGAATGCCAGCTTGTCTCATTGGCTCGGAATCGATGCGCTTAAGGTTGCTATGAAAAAGGAGAGGGAATTTTAA